A genomic stretch from Numida meleagris isolate 19003 breed g44 Domestic line chromosome 2, NumMel1.0, whole genome shotgun sequence includes:
- the C2H8orf88 gene encoding uncharacterized protein C8orf88 homolog isoform X1 — protein sequence MARRGPGGDVWHFRMLKGAQQFVGKSLQPARPVSHLSSKQASEVAFNFQAELPSNAHVCLQNKVDWLSEVTEMKILSQNTVPLQPKQHELDAKKERIKYSRDFLLELSSVSLSQKKPEFLPDHPIVLEKPENSNPFVDICKK from the exons ATGGCCCGCAGGGGGCCGGGGGGAGATG tgtgGCACTTCAGAATGTTAAAGGGAGCTCAACAGTTTGTTGGCAAATCCCTTCAGCCAGCACGACCTGTGTCCCATCTGTCTTCTAAACAAG CATCAGAAGTTGCTTTCAACTTTCAGGCTGAACTGCCTAGCAACGCTCACGTATGTTTGCAGAATAAGGTTGACTGG CTATCTGAAGTGACTGAAATGAAGATCTTGTCTCAAAATACAGTGCCTCTTCAACCCAAACAGCATGAATTAGATGCAAAAAAAG AAAGGATCAAATACAGCAGAGATTTCCTTCTGGAGCTTTCAAGCGTGTCTCTCTCTCAAAAGAAGCCAGAGTTTCTGCCTGATCATCCAATTGTACTTGAAAAACCa GAGAACAGCAACCCTTTTGTTGACATATGCAAGAAGTGA
- the C2H8orf88 gene encoding uncharacterized protein C8orf88 homolog isoform X2, whose product MNTEVWHFRMLKGAQQFVGKSLQPARPVSHLSSKQASEVAFNFQAELPSNAHVCLQNKVDWLSEVTEMKILSQNTVPLQPKQHELDAKKERIKYSRDFLLELSSVSLSQKKPEFLPDHPIVLEKPENSNPFVDICKK is encoded by the exons ATGAATACAGAAG tgtgGCACTTCAGAATGTTAAAGGGAGCTCAACAGTTTGTTGGCAAATCCCTTCAGCCAGCACGACCTGTGTCCCATCTGTCTTCTAAACAAG CATCAGAAGTTGCTTTCAACTTTCAGGCTGAACTGCCTAGCAACGCTCACGTATGTTTGCAGAATAAGGTTGACTGG CTATCTGAAGTGACTGAAATGAAGATCTTGTCTCAAAATACAGTGCCTCTTCAACCCAAACAGCATGAATTAGATGCAAAAAAAG AAAGGATCAAATACAGCAGAGATTTCCTTCTGGAGCTTTCAAGCGTGTCTCTCTCTCAAAAGAAGCCAGAGTTTCTGCCTGATCATCCAATTGTACTTGAAAAACCa GAGAACAGCAACCCTTTTGTTGACATATGCAAGAAGTGA
- the C2H8orf88 gene encoding uncharacterized protein C8orf88 homolog isoform X3: protein MLKGAQQFVGKSLQPARPVSHLSSKQASEVAFNFQAELPSNAHVCLQNKVDWLSEVTEMKILSQNTVPLQPKQHELDAKKERIKYSRDFLLELSSVSLSQKKPEFLPDHPIVLEKPENSNPFVDICKK from the exons ATGTTAAAGGGAGCTCAACAGTTTGTTGGCAAATCCCTTCAGCCAGCACGACCTGTGTCCCATCTGTCTTCTAAACAAG CATCAGAAGTTGCTTTCAACTTTCAGGCTGAACTGCCTAGCAACGCTCACGTATGTTTGCAGAATAAGGTTGACTGG CTATCTGAAGTGACTGAAATGAAGATCTTGTCTCAAAATACAGTGCCTCTTCAACCCAAACAGCATGAATTAGATGCAAAAAAAG AAAGGATCAAATACAGCAGAGATTTCCTTCTGGAGCTTTCAAGCGTGTCTCTCTCTCAAAAGAAGCCAGAGTTTCTGCCTGATCATCCAATTGTACTTGAAAAACCa GAGAACAGCAACCCTTTTGTTGACATATGCAAGAAGTGA